Proteins from a genomic interval of Symmachiella macrocystis:
- a CDS encoding dihydrofolate reductase family protein produces the protein MPLTCSVFIATSSDGFIARADDNIDWLENPAYTMSATEDFGYAEFTGSIDTLVMGRRSFEKVLTFANWPYDKLPVVVLSSRTIHIPAELQTKVRNIHQEPQELVAQLETEGRRHLYIDGGETIRRFLRAGLIADMTITRLPVLLGEGIPLFGAIDHDIRLSHEWTRTFGNGFVQTKYRIVREARGDRREEDGLGRRP, from the coding sequence ATGCCACTCACATGCTCTGTTTTCATCGCGACTAGTAGCGACGGTTTTATTGCCCGCGCCGACGACAATATCGACTGGCTAGAGAACCCCGCCTATACGATGTCGGCCACTGAAGACTTCGGGTATGCCGAGTTCACCGGCAGCATCGACACGCTGGTCATGGGCCGCCGCAGTTTTGAAAAAGTCCTCACGTTTGCGAACTGGCCGTACGACAAATTACCGGTGGTCGTGCTCTCCAGCAGGACAATTCACATCCCTGCAGAATTGCAAACCAAAGTACGCAACATCCATCAAGAGCCGCAGGAATTGGTCGCACAATTGGAAACCGAGGGCCGTCGGCATCTATACATCGACGGCGGTGAGACGATTCGCCGATTTTTACGTGCCGGTTTGATAGCAGATATGACGATCACGCGGCTCCCGGTCTTGCTCGGCGAGGGAATCCCGCTGTTCGGCGCAATTGATCACGACATACGGCTCTCACACGAATGGACCCGTACGTTTGGCAATGGGTTTGTGCAGACGAAGTACCGCATTGTGCGGGAGGCGCGAGGGGACAGGCGTGAGGAGGACGGTTTAGGCCGCAGACCGTAG
- the fmt gene encoding methionyl-tRNA formyltransferase: MTRLRLAMMGTGAFAVPTFAGLYDTPHDVVALYTQPARTGRGHHKHVRNPMVELAEAHGTPVLRPAKVNTPESLEEMADLQLDLLVVAAYGQILSAKLLGTPRLGAVNVHASLLPKYRGAAPVNYAILSGETETGVTIFQIEPSLDSGPILGMESLTIGTEETAGELEPRLAQLSVPLAQRVISELAAGTTNPIVQDDAAATLAPKMKKEQGAIDWTRSADEVDWHIRALQPWPKPFTFWHRTNGKPLRLVVPHVHKIDARSAELPGTVLENDEGGLWIQTGTDVVEIVEIQPEGKRAMPAGDFLRGHSVPAGDCFGPLE, translated from the coding sequence ATGACGAGGTTACGATTGGCCATGATGGGGACGGGCGCGTTTGCTGTTCCCACTTTCGCCGGCTTATACGACACGCCGCACGACGTCGTGGCGCTCTACACTCAACCCGCGCGCACCGGTCGCGGGCATCACAAACATGTGCGCAATCCGATGGTCGAACTGGCCGAAGCGCACGGCACACCGGTCCTGCGGCCGGCAAAAGTCAACACGCCCGAGTCGTTGGAAGAGATGGCCGATTTGCAGCTTGATCTGCTGGTTGTGGCTGCATACGGACAAATCCTTTCCGCCAAGCTATTGGGCACCCCGCGACTCGGTGCGGTCAATGTGCATGCCTCACTACTGCCGAAATACCGCGGCGCTGCTCCGGTGAACTATGCGATCCTCAGCGGCGAAACGGAAACGGGTGTAACGATTTTCCAAATCGAACCCAGCCTCGACTCTGGACCGATCTTGGGAATGGAGTCGCTGACGATCGGCACGGAAGAAACGGCCGGGGAATTAGAACCGCGACTCGCGCAACTCAGCGTGCCGTTGGCACAGCGCGTCATCAGCGAATTGGCAGCGGGCACCACGAATCCGATTGTCCAGGACGACGCCGCAGCGACGTTAGCCCCGAAGATGAAAAAGGAACAGGGAGCAATTGACTGGACGCGTTCAGCCGACGAAGTCGATTGGCACATCCGCGCCTTGCAGCCTTGGCCTAAGCCGTTCACATTTTGGCATCGCACCAACGGAAAACCGCTGCGACTGGTCGTGCCGCACGTTCACAAAATCGACGCCCGCTCAGCCGAATTGCCCGGCACGGTCCTGGAAAATGACGAAGGCGGCTTGTGGATTCAAACCGGCACGGATGTGGTCGAGATCGTGGAAATCCAACCCGAGGGAAAACGCGCGATGCCCGCCGGCGATTTCCTCCGCGGTCACAGCGTCCCTGCCGGTGATTGCTTCGGGCCGCTTGAGTAA
- the def gene encoding peptide deformylase → MEIVKYPHPALRWKSSPVQAINAELRTTVRQMFELMYEANGIGLAANQVALPIRLFVLNLLADPAETEEEFVFINPEIVRRKGNQEAEEGCLSMPSLYGDVRRAGEIVVQAYGLDGQGFELTVDDLASRAIQHETDHLDGVLFTDRMTEAARREVDPMLSDFETLFRRRQEQGKFPSDAEIQQQLQEWTP, encoded by the coding sequence ATGGAAATTGTTAAGTATCCGCATCCTGCGTTGCGGTGGAAATCATCGCCCGTTCAGGCCATCAATGCCGAACTGCGGACGACTGTCCGCCAGATGTTCGAGTTGATGTATGAAGCCAACGGCATCGGATTGGCCGCCAATCAAGTGGCGCTGCCGATACGACTGTTCGTGCTCAATCTCCTGGCCGACCCGGCGGAGACGGAAGAAGAATTCGTCTTCATCAATCCGGAGATCGTCCGCCGTAAGGGAAATCAGGAGGCCGAAGAAGGCTGCCTGAGCATGCCCAGCCTTTATGGCGATGTCCGCCGCGCTGGAGAAATTGTGGTCCAAGCCTACGGTCTGGACGGGCAAGGTTTTGAATTGACCGTTGACGATCTGGCCAGCCGCGCGATTCAGCACGAAACCGACCATCTGGACGGGGTTCTATTCACCGACCGCATGACCGAGGCGGCCCGCCGCGAGGTCGATCCGATGTTGTCCGATTTTGAAACGCTGTTCCGTCGCCGACAGGAACAGGGAAAATTCCCGTCCGACGCCGAGATCCAGCAGCAACTCCAGGAATGGACTCCGTAA
- a CDS encoding calcium-binding protein, translated as MTFPNKRKMKFEALEDRRLMAADIDLDDGVLEIEGTNEDDTIEISYTYDDGEIDEVLVVIRDADGDIIEDRDYDFDDVDSIVVDAKDGNDNVINNTDISMTADGGAGNDTLVGGSQADNLYGGTGNDSLVGNSGNDFIDGQAGNDTVRGGNGNDNLYGSDGDDRIYGDNDNDNMYGGNGNDRMYGGNGNDNMRGEAGSDFMYGGNNNDTVDGGAGNDYLYGDAGNDRVYGRDGNDYIRGGSGNDSLYGHDGADRIYGDDGRDWMFGGNDNDRLYGGNDRDYMYGQDGNDYMLGQAGDDYMRGGDGVDSLWGQDGNDSIYGDNGNDQLVGNDGNDYVRGGNGDDRMWGSDGDDRLYGDAGNDAMYGGNDDDDLYGGTGRDTLSGQAGDDYLDGGYDPVGGVYDSIYGGSGSDVFVRHYKPLGTSGYWLLQQYLYGYNSAEGDTYQNVYHP; from the coding sequence ATGACTTTCCCAAACAAACGCAAAATGAAATTCGAAGCACTGGAAGACCGCCGGCTCATGGCGGCGGACATCGATCTCGATGATGGCGTACTCGAAATCGAAGGTACGAACGAAGACGACACGATTGAAATCTCTTATACCTATGACGATGGCGAAATCGATGAAGTCCTCGTCGTCATTCGTGATGCCGACGGCGATATCATCGAAGACCGTGACTACGACTTCGACGACGTCGACTCGATTGTCGTCGATGCCAAAGATGGTAACGATAACGTTATCAACAACACCGACATCAGCATGACGGCCGACGGTGGAGCCGGAAATGACACGCTGGTCGGCGGATCACAAGCCGACAATCTGTACGGTGGAACCGGCAACGATTCGTTGGTGGGTAATAGCGGGAACGACTTCATCGACGGCCAAGCCGGTAATGACACCGTTCGCGGCGGAAACGGGAACGACAATCTTTACGGTAGCGACGGCGACGATCGCATCTACGGCGACAACGACAATGACAATATGTATGGTGGGAACGGCAACGACCGCATGTATGGCGGAAACGGAAACGACAATATGCGTGGCGAAGCCGGTAGCGACTTTATGTACGGTGGAAATAACAACGACACTGTCGACGGTGGCGCTGGGAATGACTATCTGTACGGTGATGCCGGAAACGACCGTGTCTATGGCCGTGACGGCAACGACTATATCCGAGGTGGATCGGGCAACGACTCGCTGTACGGTCATGATGGTGCCGACCGCATTTACGGCGACGACGGCCGTGATTGGATGTTTGGTGGTAACGACAACGACCGGTTGTACGGCGGGAACGACCGCGACTACATGTACGGCCAAGACGGCAATGACTACATGCTTGGCCAAGCCGGCGACGACTACATGCGGGGCGGCGATGGTGTCGACTCACTGTGGGGCCAAGACGGCAACGATTCGATTTATGGTGATAACGGGAACGATCAGCTCGTCGGCAACGACGGCAACGACTACGTCCGCGGCGGAAATGGCGACGACCGCATGTGGGGCTCGGATGGCGACGACCGCCTCTATGGCGACGCCGGAAATGACGCCATGTACGGCGGAAACGACGACGATGACCTCTACGGCGGAACCGGCCGGGACACACTGTCCGGTCAAGCCGGCGACGACTACCTCGATGGTGGTTACGACCCCGTCGGCGGCGTGTACGACTCGATTTATGGTGGCAGCGGATCTGACGTCTTCGTCCGCCACTACAAGCCGCTGGGAACCTCCGGTTACTGGCTGCTGCAACAATACCTCTACGGCTACAACAGTGCCGAAGGGGATACGTACCAAAACGTTTACCATCCGTAA
- a CDS encoding radical SAM protein: MYLRMAKRALFETDKRLLWKLMYNMGFKGLRSVYKFKQRLKRGEYFPPFLYVSIINSCNLRCQGCWVDVAAKQQTIDLTAMNRLITEAKEVGNSFFGIVGGEPFMHPELFDILEQHPDCYFQVFTNGQFITDEKAKRLRKLGNVTPLISVEGTEIVSDERRGRKDVLSKTMQGIENCVNNKLLTGVCTSVCQTNIDDLVTDAWVDRLIEMGVMYTWYHVYRPMGPDPEPEMALTPEQQTRIRKFVVETRATKPIGVIDAYYDGEGRALCPAATGISHHINPWGDIEPCPIVQFSKESIHDERHIRDVFRESDFLQDFRQLAASSTRGCIVLERPDLLEELVVLHGAKDATVRQTALAELQAMENRTSQYNPAVEIPEKNLIYRLVKRFCFNDFGAYDAPVNPLPSAKSESMVAADQA, encoded by the coding sequence ATGTACCTGCGAATGGCCAAACGCGCCTTGTTCGAAACCGACAAGCGGCTGTTGTGGAAGCTCATGTACAACATGGGTTTTAAAGGGCTGCGCAGCGTTTACAAATTCAAGCAGCGGCTCAAACGCGGCGAATATTTTCCACCATTTTTGTACGTCTCAATCATCAACAGTTGCAACCTCCGCTGCCAAGGCTGCTGGGTCGACGTCGCTGCCAAACAGCAGACCATCGATCTGACAGCCATGAACCGGCTGATCACCGAAGCCAAAGAGGTCGGCAACAGCTTTTTCGGCATCGTCGGCGGCGAACCTTTCATGCATCCGGAATTGTTTGATATCCTCGAGCAACATCCTGATTGCTATTTCCAGGTATTTACGAACGGCCAATTCATCACCGATGAAAAAGCAAAGCGGCTTCGCAAACTGGGCAACGTCACGCCGCTAATCAGTGTTGAAGGAACGGAAATCGTCAGCGACGAACGCCGCGGCCGTAAAGACGTGCTCAGCAAGACGATGCAGGGCATTGAAAACTGTGTGAACAACAAACTGCTCACCGGTGTATGCACCTCCGTCTGCCAAACCAACATCGATGATTTGGTGACCGACGCGTGGGTCGACCGACTTATCGAAATGGGTGTGATGTACACCTGGTATCACGTCTATCGCCCGATGGGTCCCGATCCCGAACCAGAGATGGCGCTCACACCCGAACAACAGACCCGCATTCGCAAATTCGTAGTCGAGACCCGAGCGACAAAACCGATCGGCGTCATCGATGCCTATTACGACGGAGAAGGCCGCGCGCTCTGCCCGGCGGCCACTGGGATCAGTCACCACATCAATCCCTGGGGCGATATCGAACCCTGTCCGATCGTGCAGTTTTCCAAAGAGTCGATCCACGACGAACGGCACATTCGAGACGTTTTCCGTGAGTCGGATTTCCTGCAGGATTTCCGCCAACTCGCCGCCTCGTCGACGCGGGGTTGCATCGTGCTGGAGCGGCCGGACTTGTTGGAGGAATTGGTCGTCCTACACGGCGCCAAAGATGCCACCGTGCGGCAAACGGCGCTGGCAGAATTGCAGGCGATGGAAAACCGCACTTCACAGTACAATCCCGCTGTCGAGATTCCGGAGAAAAACCTGATCTATCGCTTAGTCAAGCGATTCTGTTTCAACGATTTCGGCGCCTACGACGCCCCCGTCAATCCGCTCCCCTCAGCAAAATCCGAGTCAATGGTCGCCGCCGACCAAGCCTAA
- a CDS encoding sigma-70 family RNA polymerase sigma factor — MWPDSDQTQELLRGAQQGDSAAVGQLLDRHREALRQMVRLRLDRKLAQRVDASDVVQDVLLEASRRLARYLDDPKMPFHLWLRHLAKDHMIDAHRKHRVAERRSVDREQPMHRPGTGDQSSLDLAAQLRDQELTPAAATIRRELQERFLAALDELDEDDREIMLMRHIEQLSNSEVAQALDLSQPAAGMRYVRALRRLRTVLGGS, encoded by the coding sequence ATGTGGCCCGATTCCGACCAAACGCAAGAACTGCTGCGTGGCGCCCAACAGGGTGATTCCGCCGCTGTGGGACAATTGCTGGATCGGCATCGCGAGGCGCTGCGGCAGATGGTTCGCCTCCGTCTAGATCGTAAGTTAGCGCAGCGTGTCGATGCCAGCGACGTGGTGCAGGATGTGCTGTTGGAGGCGAGTCGCCGGCTTGCCCGCTATCTGGATGACCCGAAGATGCCCTTTCATCTTTGGTTGCGACATCTGGCCAAGGACCACATGATCGATGCGCATCGCAAACACCGCGTTGCCGAGCGGCGCAGCGTCGACCGCGAGCAACCCATGCACCGCCCGGGGACTGGCGATCAGTCGAGCCTGGACTTGGCTGCCCAATTACGCGACCAAGAACTCACCCCGGCCGCCGCCACAATTCGACGGGAATTGCAGGAACGTTTCTTAGCCGCCCTGGATGAGTTAGACGAAGACGATCGCGAGATCATGTTGATGCGGCATATCGAACAACTTTCCAACAGCGAAGTCGCGCAGGCACTCGACCTCAGCCAACCGGCCGCCGGAATGCGATACGTACGAGCCTTGCGGCGGCTCCGCACGGTGTTGGGAGGCAGTTAA
- a CDS encoding 2-phosphosulfolactate phosphatase has protein sequence MQTPTAPTANTALPFSVHLLPHLLDQDLLLGSVAVVIDLLRASTTITTALAVGAEAVVPCATVDASRQLATQLADKEILLGGERQGVMIAGFDLDNSPAKYTAERIAGKTIIFTTTNGTAAIDAVAAAERIVIGCFANLNALLDVLIRDGRPVRLICAGTNGEVTVEDALCAGAIANALWTQHGCPDIKDDQTALAMSLWESAGKDRETFLSTLRNSYGGRNLRQLGLDSDIVIASHWDTHPIVPELSTANHTLYPATDTHEDYPVLLQPPKWYTIKPPNLSPPSL, from the coding sequence ATGCAAACCCCCACCGCTCCCACCGCCAATACAGCGCTCCCGTTCTCCGTCCACCTCTTGCCACACCTGCTCGACCAGGATTTGCTCTTGGGTTCTGTCGCTGTCGTGATCGACTTGTTGCGCGCGTCGACGACAATAACCACCGCACTTGCCGTCGGCGCTGAAGCGGTTGTTCCTTGCGCGACTGTCGACGCGTCTCGGCAATTGGCCACACAACTCGCCGACAAGGAAATCCTGCTAGGGGGTGAGCGGCAGGGAGTAATGATCGCAGGTTTCGATTTAGACAACTCCCCCGCAAAGTACACTGCTGAGCGAATTGCCGGCAAGACGATCATCTTCACCACCACCAACGGTACAGCAGCAATCGACGCGGTTGCCGCTGCCGAGCGGATTGTGATTGGATGTTTCGCAAACCTCAATGCGTTACTCGACGTGTTGATTCGCGACGGACGCCCGGTGCGTTTAATCTGCGCCGGCACGAACGGCGAAGTCACCGTCGAAGACGCCCTCTGCGCCGGAGCCATCGCCAATGCCTTGTGGACACAGCATGGCTGCCCAGACATCAAGGACGACCAAACCGCGCTAGCCATGTCGCTATGGGAATCAGCCGGGAAAGATAGGGAGACATTTTTAAGCACATTGCGAAACAGCTACGGCGGCCGTAATCTCCGCCAGCTCGGACTCGACTCGGATATCGTGATCGCCTCGCACTGGGACACACACCCCATCGTTCCGGAACTGTCCACCGCCAATCACACGCTCTATCCCGCCACCGACACCCATGAGGACTACCCGGTGTTGTTGCAGCCGCCAAAATGGTACACAATCAAACCCCCAAACCTGTCCCCACCCTCCCTCTAG
- the pbfA gene encoding (R)-1-hydroxy-2-aminoethylphosphonate ammonia-lyase yields the protein MNSPNDDQLRAEGDVNFSAVRRQWQAAHLDERTRSILDDDARAFLHQSLSTPCLNALEGCEGIYLIDSAGRRIMDFHGNSAHQVGYGHPRVVQAVKDQLDNLPFCPRRYTNAPAIELAKKLAQIAPGDLSKVLFAPAGTAAIGIALKLARYATGRHKTISMWGSFHGASLDAISVGGEALFREGLGPLLPGSLHVPWPHKEEDAGEIEQLMIQEGDIGAVVAEPMRCTTVDAPPAAYWRRVRELCDAHGALLIFDEIPLGLGRTGRFFCCEHFDVTPDVLVMGKGLGGGVMPLAAAITRADLDVAPHRALGHYTHEKSPLAAAAALATIDVIEQENLVARAHALGQHAARRLRNLQQQLPLISDVRALGLAIAVELSRDGQRANAEAERALYECLSRGLSFKVSDGNVLTLMPPLVISEAELDAALDIVEGVLRAL from the coding sequence ATGAATTCACCGAACGATGATCAACTGCGGGCGGAAGGGGATGTGAATTTCTCCGCGGTGCGGCGGCAATGGCAGGCCGCGCATCTTGATGAGCGAACGCGCAGTATCTTAGATGACGATGCGCGGGCGTTTTTGCATCAATCACTCTCCACGCCTTGCCTAAATGCCCTCGAGGGCTGCGAGGGCATCTATCTGATTGATAGTGCCGGACGACGGATAATGGACTTTCACGGTAATAGCGCCCACCAAGTCGGCTATGGACATCCACGCGTCGTGCAAGCAGTGAAGGATCAACTCGATAATCTGCCATTTTGTCCCCGGCGGTACACGAATGCACCTGCGATTGAGTTAGCCAAAAAATTGGCCCAAATCGCGCCGGGCGATTTGAGCAAAGTGCTCTTTGCCCCCGCCGGGACCGCTGCGATCGGCATTGCTTTGAAACTAGCACGGTATGCGACTGGGCGACACAAGACGATTTCGATGTGGGGCTCGTTTCACGGAGCCTCGTTGGATGCGATCTCGGTTGGCGGCGAAGCCCTATTCCGTGAGGGGCTGGGGCCGCTTTTGCCCGGCAGTCTGCACGTCCCTTGGCCGCACAAAGAAGAGGATGCTGGCGAGATCGAACAATTGATGATCCAGGAAGGCGATATCGGTGCGGTGGTCGCCGAACCGATGCGTTGTACTACCGTCGATGCCCCACCGGCCGCTTATTGGCGGCGGGTCCGTGAACTCTGTGATGCGCACGGTGCATTATTGATTTTTGATGAGATCCCACTCGGCCTGGGACGCACCGGGCGGTTCTTTTGTTGCGAACATTTTGACGTCACCCCCGATGTGCTGGTGATGGGCAAGGGGTTGGGCGGCGGTGTGATGCCCCTGGCGGCGGCGATCACCCGTGCCGATTTAGACGTCGCTCCCCATCGTGCATTGGGGCACTACACACACGAAAAAAGCCCGTTGGCCGCCGCAGCGGCGCTGGCTACGATCGACGTCATCGAACAAGAGAACCTCGTCGCCCGCGCCCACGCATTGGGACAACACGCAGCCCGTCGTTTGCGCAACCTGCAACAGCAACTCCCCTTGATCAGCGACGTGCGGGCGCTAGGGTTGGCGATCGCTGTTGAATTGTCGCGCGATGGTCAAAGGGCGAATGCCGAAGCGGAGCGGGCGCTATATGAGTGTTTGTCGCGGGGCCTGAGCTTCAAAGTCTCCGACGGCAACGTGCTCACCTTGATGCCTCCGTTGGTGATCAGCGAAGCGGAGTTGGATGCGGCGCTGGATATTGTTGAGGGCGTGTTGCGCGCCTTGTGA
- a CDS encoding nitrilase-related carbon-nitrogen hydrolase encodes MPRFRPLLLSSICLLNIAVVMSAARADHDGKLQILLMGDSTCIGSICRKTDPDAHHLEHVIRDLLKADNDIPATNVINQGRDGEFVHGLITSGRYDRDIKPLPGIDYVLIRYGLNDRGKRKDFAKNFPNDLRDLMARLRQDHPGAELILMPTFPYFRDQRDEDINTIVRAVAESENVPLLDVHKRFAAELKSAGPQALTYRRVPLKNVPEKFHLLIRPAIYGQQVIAMGNRYDTHLKDVPGWFGDRHPNLAGYHVIGDEIAKFLAPLIKKRIAEKDAASTSDQPTVRVAGIVLKWIRTEKETNYQRAQALIREAAAGGAKIVVTTESFLDGYAIADKSIPLLQYRALGEPIPDGEYFKKLAALADELDIHLVAGMMEADGNKRYNTAVFISPEGELVGKYRKQKLQHELVRNTPGDQSLVFDSPFGKTGLMICADRTEQSIVGRFNENGAEFLICPSGGMFGPRSNDPIVQSRSRQNGKYIVFVHPAEFLVTAPDGTIKSRTILGDRLLIPKEEIGGPLDQNRVFYFELPVSAMSES; translated from the coding sequence ATGCCGCGCTTCCGCCCTCTCCTGTTGTCCAGCATTTGCTTGTTGAATATTGCCGTCGTCATGAGCGCCGCGCGCGCCGATCATGACGGGAAATTGCAAATCCTGCTTATGGGAGACAGCACATGTATCGGCAGCATCTGCCGCAAGACCGACCCTGATGCGCATCACCTGGAACATGTGATTCGCGATTTACTCAAAGCGGACAACGACATCCCCGCCACGAATGTGATCAACCAAGGCCGTGACGGAGAGTTCGTGCATGGCTTAATCACCTCGGGACGGTATGACCGCGATATCAAACCGTTACCAGGAATCGATTATGTGCTGATTCGTTACGGACTCAACGATCGTGGTAAACGCAAGGACTTTGCCAAGAATTTTCCCAACGATCTACGCGATTTAATGGCACGGTTACGTCAGGATCATCCCGGAGCCGAGTTGATTCTAATGCCCACGTTTCCCTATTTTCGCGATCAACGCGACGAGGACATCAATACCATTGTCCGCGCGGTGGCCGAAAGCGAAAACGTTCCGTTGTTGGATGTCCACAAGCGGTTTGCCGCAGAGCTGAAATCGGCCGGTCCGCAGGCTCTTACCTATCGCCGCGTTCCACTCAAAAATGTTCCGGAGAAATTTCATCTGCTGATTCGCCCAGCGATCTACGGCCAGCAAGTGATTGCCATGGGCAATCGCTACGACACGCACCTCAAAGACGTCCCCGGCTGGTTCGGCGACCGGCATCCCAACCTGGCCGGTTATCATGTCATCGGCGATGAAATAGCCAAGTTCCTAGCACCCCTGATCAAAAAACGCATCGCTGAAAAAGATGCGGCTTCCACAAGCGATCAACCGACCGTTCGCGTCGCGGGGATCGTACTCAAATGGATTCGTACCGAGAAGGAAACCAATTACCAACGGGCCCAGGCATTAATTCGCGAAGCGGCCGCCGGCGGCGCGAAGATCGTCGTCACCACCGAATCGTTTTTGGATGGTTACGCAATCGCCGACAAATCGATTCCGCTCCTACAATACCGCGCACTGGGCGAGCCGATCCCCGATGGCGAATACTTTAAAAAGTTAGCGGCGCTGGCGGACGAATTGGACATTCATCTCGTGGCAGGCATGATGGAAGCCGACGGCAATAAACGGTACAACACCGCTGTGTTCATCAGTCCCGAAGGTGAACTGGTAGGAAAATACCGCAAGCAGAAACTACAACACGAATTGGTCCGCAACACTCCCGGCGATCAGTCGTTGGTGTTTGATTCCCCCTTCGGAAAAACCGGCCTAATGATCTGCGCCGACCGGACGGAACAATCCATCGTGGGCCGCTTCAATGAGAACGGCGCGGAATTTCTGATCTGCCCTTCCGGCGGCATGTTCGGTCCGCGAAGTAACGACCCGATCGTCCAAAGCCGTTCGCGGCAAAACGGCAAATACATCGTCTTCGTGCATCCAGCGGAATTTTTAGTCACCGCCCCCGACGGCACAATCAAAAGCCGCACGATCCTGGGCGACCGGTTATTGATCCCCAAGGAAGAAATCGGCGGCCCGCTGGATCAAAACCGCGTGTTTTATTTTGAGTTGCCGGTGTCGGCTATGTCCGAGTCGTGA
- a CDS encoding WD40 repeat domain-containing protein: MKRNSYFGLAMALCLATFAGCASQIDMDGAIQDDDGWAFSGSVSAGAFAVDSLAFSPEGKKLASTHYPQNPSSWRVQWLIENPPGTVRIWEPKDFGSGLEFWVDQASLTIDAMVGYAPLYFTPDGECVHVMGGSEVVRWNIHELKPERFPVKNPRLVSPDGRHVAVRTGNDQVVVMEVETSEKRAELSADGLDMWPIGFVDDGRLLAIQVTEADNSRYLAIYDIASQSEQSRCLLRTTTSIQMAHAKTRIATTQFCCGDVISIWDINDGSLYRTFNAGDVVICGIALSPDARLLAACTETPDGQDQGMTLIWDIEAGELIKTIRDDATVKDDDEYWGVTAVAFSPDGKTLATGNSEGDVNFYSVPEIHAE; this comes from the coding sequence ATGAAACGGAATTCATACTTCGGGCTGGCAATGGCATTGTGCCTCGCAACGTTTGCCGGATGTGCCTCGCAAATCGACATGGATGGAGCCATTCAGGACGACGATGGCTGGGCGTTTAGCGGATCGGTCTCAGCCGGAGCATTTGCGGTTGATTCGCTGGCCTTCTCGCCAGAGGGTAAGAAATTGGCGAGTACGCACTACCCGCAAAATCCGAGCAGCTGGCGGGTTCAATGGTTAATCGAAAATCCGCCGGGAACGGTTCGTATCTGGGAACCCAAGGACTTTGGCTCCGGCCTTGAGTTTTGGGTCGACCAAGCTTCGCTCACGATTGACGCCATGGTCGGATATGCGCCCCTTTATTTTACTCCAGACGGCGAGTGCGTCCATGTGATGGGGGGCAGCGAAGTCGTCCGCTGGAACATCCACGAACTGAAACCGGAACGTTTCCCAGTCAAGAACCCCCGTTTGGTTTCGCCCGACGGCCGTCATGTCGCTGTCAGGACCGGCAATGATCAGGTGGTCGTGATGGAAGTGGAGACGAGCGAGAAGCGCGCGGAGTTGTCCGCAGACGGCCTTGATATGTGGCCCATCGGTTTTGTTGATGACGGACGCCTGTTGGCAATTCAAGTGACAGAAGCGGACAATAGTCGTTACCTCGCCATCTACGATATTGCCAGTCAATCGGAGCAAAGCCGCTGTTTGCTTCGTACGACCACTTCCATCCAGATGGCACACGCCAAGACGAGAATAGCGACGACCCAGTTTTGCTGTGGAGATGTCATTTCGATTTGGGACATCAATGACGGGTCCCTATACCGTACGTTCAATGCCGGTGATGTCGTGATCTGTGGAATCGCTCTGTCTCCCGATGCTCGCTTACTAGCGGCTTGTACCGAAACACCAGACGGCCAAGATCAAGGTATGACTTTGATTTGGGATATCGAAGCGGGCGAGTTAATTAAAACAATCAGGGATGACGCCACTGTGAAAGACGACGACGAATATTGGGGTGTCACTGCAGTTGCTTTTTCGCCTGATGGAAAAACGCTCGCAACCGGAAATAGTGAGGGGGATGTCAACTTCTATTCTGTACCTGAGATTCACGCTGAATAG